A window of Oscillatoria sp. FACHB-1406 contains these coding sequences:
- a CDS encoding ATP-binding protein — MPRWFNIAGPCKPEKHYMLPPTSRLPDLETLIEQESYFVVHAPRQTGKTTAMLALAQQLTESGNSVAVVVSVEVGSAFNPNLSDAELAILGAWQNLISVRLPQELQPKTWVYEQPAGQRIQANLKAWAQDLSKPLVLFIDEIDSLQDQTLISILRQLRDGYSIRPNHFPASVGLIGLRDVRDYKVASGGSERLNTASPFNIKVSSITLRNFNASEVAELYQQHTRETGQGFSPEATETAFDLTQGQPWLVNALAKEVVEKLVKDRSIEITKFHILEAKEILIARQDTHLDSLAERLRERRVKAIIEPILSGQALGDTSNDDRQYLIDLGLLRRNPAGGLMIANPIYREVIPRVLVQGTQDSLPLISPSWLTREGELDKDALLAAFIKFWRQHGEPLLGTTSYH; from the coding sequence ATGCCTCGTTGGTTCAATATTGCCGGACCGTGCAAACCTGAAAAGCACTATATGCTTCCCCCCACCAGTCGCTTACCCGACTTGGAAACCCTCATCGAACAGGAAAGTTATTTTGTCGTCCACGCACCGCGACAAACGGGAAAAACCACTGCTATGCTAGCGCTAGCCCAACAATTAACCGAAAGTGGCAACTCTGTAGCGGTGGTCGTTTCGGTAGAAGTAGGAAGTGCCTTTAACCCCAACCTCAGTGACGCAGAATTGGCAATTCTAGGGGCTTGGCAAAATTTAATTTCAGTCCGTTTACCCCAAGAATTGCAACCGAAAACTTGGGTTTACGAGCAACCCGCCGGACAAAGAATTCAAGCCAACTTAAAAGCTTGGGCGCAGGATTTATCCAAACCTTTGGTTTTATTTATCGATGAAATTGATTCCCTACAAGACCAAACGCTCATTTCAATCTTGCGACAATTACGCGATGGTTATTCGATTCGTCCCAATCACTTTCCGGCTTCGGTGGGGTTAATCGGTTTACGAGATGTGCGGGATTACAAAGTGGCATCGGGAGGGAGCGAGCGATTAAATACAGCGAGTCCCTTTAATATTAAAGTCAGTTCGATTACGCTGAGAAACTTTAATGCTTCTGAAGTAGCCGAACTTTACCAACAACATACTCGAGAGACGGGACAGGGGTTTAGCCCAGAAGCCACAGAAACCGCGTTCGATTTAACGCAAGGACAACCGTGGTTGGTAAATGCTTTAGCAAAAGAAGTGGTCGAAAAGCTGGTGAAAGACCGAAGCATTGAGATTACCAAGTTCCATATTTTAGAAGCCAAGGAAATCTTAATTGCCCGTCAAGATACCCATTTAGATAGTCTAGCCGAACGTTTGCGAGAACGGAGAGTTAAAGCGATTATCGAACCGATCTTATCCGGACAAGCCTTGGGGGATACTTCCAACGATGACCGTCAGTATTTAATCGATTTGGGATTATTGCGACGGAACCCGGCGGGAGGATTAATGATTGCCAATCCGATTTACCGCGAGGTGATTCCCCGGGTTTTAGTCCAAGGAACACAGGATAGTTTACCGCTGATTAGTCCGAGTTGGTTAACAAGGGAAGGAGAGTTAGATAAAGATGCTTTGTTAGCCGCGTTTATTAAGTTTTGGCGACAGCATGGGGAACCGTTGTTGGGGACGACAAGCTACCATTAA